One stretch of Oncorhynchus clarkii lewisi isolate Uvic-CL-2024 chromosome 1, UVic_Ocla_1.0, whole genome shotgun sequence DNA includes these proteins:
- the LOC139419287 gene encoding pre-rRNA 2'-O-ribose RNA methyltransferase FTSJ3, with protein sequence MGKKLKVGKTRKDKFYHLAKETGYRSRSSFKLIQLNRKFQFLQKARALVDLCAAPGGWLQVASKFMPVSSLIIGVDLVPIKSIPNVVALTEDITTEKCRQALRKELQTWKVDVVLNDGAPNVGANWVHDAFSQAHLTLMALKLACDFLAKGGTFVTKVFRSKDYQPLLWIFQQFFKKVQATKPQASRNESAEIFVICQGYLAPDKIDNKFFDPKHAFKEVEVQAKAIKDLVPLKKPKAEGYTDGDLTLYHTFSATAFLKADNPVDFLSKANEINFDNPELESHEATSDEVIECCRDIKVLGRKELRLLLNWRSKLRRYLAKKLKDEAKQLDEDIKLSSGEEASDAEEKKEEKKEEKEKKKMTVSEKKEEEAELEEEEMEQKLAELKAEEVAELRRKKKKLLKERRKQRERVALKMDLPGVSIADGNDSSMFSLVTINKAAALCEITKGDMKLADAMVEGEEDLYFSDDGDSDEVSLVSDLDDDDLDEIIEKQKEMAKDKATKKKVSFNVEKEEEEEEEGSGLIVELEGKEEKRDRETSMWFSKDIFAELDLDGDAASELRQTQMLQNKDPTAKGKKRKTPEEPDTAQPEGEEAGPSQEAGAEGDSDSYSDDDNSSDEDDEKSIAQMKAKGSGGIQGDEDGDDFQVVPVESTSKRARIMNAEGLALGCQIATSKKRSRDLVDGSFHRFASSEDQCEVPEWFVDDEKKHRNKPIPVTKEMVEEYKAKWKEINARPIKRVAEAKARKKRRMLKKMESAKKKAEAVVNTVDIGEREKMAQLKSIYKKAGLGKEKREVTYVVAKKGSGTKRVRRPGGVKGQFKVVDGRMKKDMRGMQRKEQRERGGKKGGKGKGGGGKGKGRGGGGGGFKGGRGGMKGGKGRPGRK encoded by the exons ATGGGGAAGAAACTCAAAGTTGGAAAGACCAGAAAAGATAAATTCTACCACTTAGCAAAGGAAACGG gaTATCGTTCACGTTCTTCCTTCAAGCTTATTCAACTGAACCGAAAATTCCAGTTCTTACAGAAAGCCAGGGCTCTGGTGGACTTGTGCGCTGCTCCGGGTGGTTG GTTACAGGTGGCGTCCAAGTTTATGCCTGTCTCCAGTCTTATTATTG GTGTCGACTTGGTCCCAATCAAATCTATCCCCAACGTGGTCGCCCTGACAGAGGACATCACCACAGAGAAATGCCGGCAG GCTCTGAGGAAGGAGCTCCAGACATGGAAGGTGGACGTGGTCTTAAACGATGGAGCTCCAAATGTTGGAGCCAACTGGGTGCATGATGCCTTCTCTCAGG CTCATCTGACCCTGATGGCTCTGAAGCTGGCGTGTGACTTCCTGGCCAAAGGGGGCACGTTTGTCACCAAGGTGTTCCGCTCCAAAGACTACCAGCCACTGCTGTGGATCTTCCAGCAGTTCTTCAAGAAGGTGCAGGCTACCAAGCCCCAGGCCTCCAGAAACGAGTCGGCTGAGATCTTCGTCATCTGCCAAG GCTACCTGGCCCCAGACAAAATTGACAACAAGTTCTTCGACCCCAAACATGCTTTCAAAGAGGTGGAGGTCCAAGCCAAGGCTATCAAAGACCTGGTCCCTCTGAAGAAaccaaag GCGGAGGGATACACAGATggtgatctgaccctgtatcacACCTTCTCAGCGACCGCCTTCCTCAAGGCTGACAACCCTGTGGACTTCCTGAGCAAAGCCAACGAG ATCAATTTTGACAACCCTGAGTTGGAGTCTCACGAGGCCACCTCTGACGAGGTCATAGAGTGTTGCCGTGACATCAAGGTTCTGGGCCGCAAGGAGCTCCG TCTGCTGCTGAACTGGAGGTCCAAGCTGAGGAGATACCTGGCTAAGAAGCTAAAGGATGAGGCCAAGCAGCTGGATGAGGACATCAA ACTGAGTTCAGGTGAGGAGGCGAGCGACgcagaggagaagaaagaagagaagaaagaggagaaggagaaaaagaAAATGACGGTGTCTGAAAAGAAGGAAGAAGAGGCCgagttggaggaggaagagatggagcaGAAACTTGCCGAGCTGAAAGCCGAGGAGGTGGCAGAGCTGAGACG gaagaagaagaagcttctgaaggagaggaggaagcagagggagagggtggcACTGAAGATGGACCTGCCGGGAGTCTCCATCGCAGATGGCAACGACTCCTCAATGTTCTCCCTCGTCACCATTAACAAGGCCGCG GCTCTGTGTGAGATCACCAAGGGGGACATGAAGTTAGCTGATGCcatggtggaaggagaggaggacctaTACTTCTCTGACGACGGTGACAGTGACGAGGTCTCCCTGGTCTCTGACCTGGACGATGACGACTTGGATGAGATCatagagaaacagaaggagatgGCCAAGGACAAGGCCACCAAGAAAAA AGTGTCCTTCAatgtggagaaggaggaggaggaggaggaagaagggagtGGACTGATAGTGGAGctggagggaaaggaggagaagagagaccgtGAGACCAGCATGTGGTTCAGCAAG GACATCTTCGCTGAACTGGATCTGGACGGAGATGCAGCGAGCGAGCTGCGGCAGACACAGATGCTACAGAACAAGGACCCTACAG CCAAGGGGAAGAAGAGGAAAACCCCAGAGGAGCCTGATACGGCCCAGCCCGAGGGGGAAGAGGCGGGGCCTTCACAGGAAGCTGGGGCAGAGGGGGATAGCGACAGCTACTCTGATGATGACAACAGCAGTGACGAGGACGATGAGAA GAGTATCGCTCAGATGAAGGCTAAAGGGTCTGGCGGTATCCAAGGAGACGAAGACGGCGACGACTTCCAGGTGGTGCCAGTGGAGAGCACCA GCAAGCGTGCTCGTATCATGAATGCAGAGGGTTTGGCCCTGGGCTGTCAGATCGCGACCTCCAAGAAGAGATCAAGGGACCTGGTTGACGGCTCTTTCCACAG GTTTGCCAGCTCGGAGGACCAGTGCGAGGTGCCCGAGTGGTTCGTGGATGACGAGAAGAAACACAGGAATAAGCCTATCCCCGTCACCAAGGAGATGGTGGAGGAGTACAAGGCAAAATGGAAGGAGATCAACGCCAGGCCCATTAAAAGAGTGGCTGAGGCCAAGGCCAGAAAGAAgaggagg ATGCTGAAGAAGATGGAGTCAGCCAAGAAGAAGGCGGAGGCCGTGGTCAACACAGTGGACATTGGTGAAAGGGAGAAGATGGCCCAGCTAAAGAG TATCTATAAGAAGGCGGGCCTTGgtaaggagaagagggaggtcaCGTACGTCGTGGCCAAGAAGGGCTCTGGTACCAAGAGGGTTCGTCGTCCGGGCGGTGTCAAGGGCCAGTTCAAAGTGGTGGACGGCCGCATGAAGAAGGACATGAGAGGCATGCAGAGGAAAGAGCAGCGCGAGAGAGGGGGCAAGAaaggagggaaggggaaaggaggggggggCAAAGGAAAAGgcagaggtggtggaggaggaggatttAAGGGTGGAAGAGGAGGGATGAAGGGTGGAAAAGGACGTCCTGGCAGGAAATGA
- the LOC139414993 gene encoding ankyrin repeat and SOCS box protein 3 isoform X5 — MLQTAEKTRKAGATSGCRAYVGSLTHEGESALYLAVQRRHLAVVKLLLRAHADINQPTNDLSCPLYAAVDCGHTDIVELLVRKGAEVNGTHTASCWTCLHQAAYKGHSDIVRILVGVCRLEVFDDHMITPLFVAAQYGQKQCLQILADAGANVNAQASDLATPLLIASQEGHEGCVEILLDHNANPNLSCSNNWPQLPIHAAAEFGHNTVLARLIAVTHRVCDRGEGELSPLYSAVKNNHSHCVDLLLRAGFSPDAQDCSSLFSSDTTSPLAYTLALKCTSSQPFSDSARLLVAAGATLTGREWFYILAMCKSDVLQYVLQQRSIPRPEQLSRTISLCSRPEQQSNSPLSPEELRGLVCEALDMVCHASYWLPTLLQAGLEPSLLLQKPYTLRKADSEVLNYFLQFVNWSTLSHPLKEILLPRKESTWRPHHECVPSLSHLCRLRVREELGSVVLMQTAVVRQLPLPPPLQIYLQFRDIPPPSHATTVPQGGFPQRL; from the exons ATGTTGCAAACAGCTGAGAAGACGAGAAAAG CAGGAGCCACCAGTGGTTGCCGTGCCTACGTGGGCTCTCTGACACATGAGGGTGAGTCGGCGTTGTACCTGGCCGTGCAACGCAGACACCTGGCCGTGGTCAAGCTCCTCCTCAGAGCACACGCTGACATCAACCAGCCAACCAATGACCTGTCTTGCCCTCTCTACGCAG cagtggaCTGCGGGCACACAGATATCGTGGAGTTGCTGGTGCGGAAAGGGGCAGAGGTTAACGGAACACACACGGCCTCCTGCTGGACCTGCCTTCATCAGGCTGCCTATAAAGGTCACAGTGACATTGTGCGTATCCTGGTGGGCGTGTGTCGCCTGGAGGTGTTTGACGACCACATGATCACTCCCCTGTTTGTGGCTGCACAGTACGGACAAAAGCAGTGTCTCCAGATCCTCGCTGACGCAG GTGCCAATGTGAACGCCCAGGCGTCAGACTTGGCAACACCGCTGCTGATTGCATCACAGGAGGGCCACGAGGGCTGTGTGGAGATTCTTCTGGACCACAATGCCAACCCAAATCTGTCTTGTTCCAACAACTGGCCACAGCTCCCCATCCACGCAGCTGCCGAGTTCGGCCACAACACTGTCCTGGCCAGGCTGATTGCTGTGACACACCGGGTGTGTGACCGTGGAGAGGGTGAGTTGAGTCCGCTGTACTCTGCTGTGAAGAACAATCACAGCCACTGTGTAGATCTGCTGCTGAGGGCCGGCTTCAGCCCAGACGCCCAGGACTGTAGCTCCCTCTTCAGCTCAGACACCACATCGCCGCTCGCCTACACCCTGGCCTTGAAATGCACATCCTCCCAGCCCTTTAGCGATTCGGCACGCTTGCTGGTAGCCGCAGGGGCCACTTTGACCGGGCGGGAATGGTTCTACATTCTGGCCATGTGCAAATCCGATGTGCTGCAGTATGTCTTACAACAAAGGAGCATCCCCAGACCAGAGCAGCTAAGCAGGACCATCTCGCTCTGCTCTAGGCCAGAGCAGCAGAGCAACAGCCCACTCAGTCCAGAAGAGTTGCGTGGGCTGGTGTGTGAGGCGCTCGACATGGTATGCCATGCCTCCTACTGGTTGCCCACGCTACTTCAGGCAGGCCTGGAGCCCTCCCTACTGTTGCAGAAACCTTACACCCTGAGGAAGGCAGACAGTGAGGTTTTGAATTACTTCCTCCAGTTTGTCAATTGGTCGACTCTCTCTCACCCACTAAAGGAGATACTGCTACCCCGAAAGGAGAGCACCTGGAGGCCACATCACG agtgtgtgccatctctctctcacctctgcaGGCTGCGGGTCAGGGAAGAGTTAGGTTCAGTGGTTCTGATGCAGACAGCTGTTGTCCGACagcttcctcttccccctccactGCAGATATACCTCCAGTTCAGAGACATCCCACCACCCTCGCACGCAACAACAGTCCCACAGGGAGGGTTTCCACAGCGACTATAA
- the LOC139414993 gene encoding ankyrin repeat and SOCS box protein 3 isoform X2 — MDFTECYSDTVSSLAVAARERNVRRVSLLIQRGCSVDSRDNRGWNALHEAAAAGTIVCVRQLLKAAGATSGCRAYVGSLTHEGESALYLAVQRRHLAVVKLLLRAHADINQPTNDLSCPLYAAVDCGHTDIVELLVRKGAEVNGTHTASCWTCLHQAAYKGHSDIVRILVGVCRLEVFDDHMITPLFVAAQYGQKQCLQILADAGANVNAQASDLATPLLIASQEGHEGCVEILLDHNANPNLSCSNNWPQLPIHAAAEFGHNTVLARLIAVTHRVCDRGEGELSPLYSAVKNNHSHCVDLLLRAGFSPDAQDCSSLFSSDTTSPLAYTLALKCTSSQPFSDSARLLVAAGATLTGREWFYILAMCKSDVLQYVLQQRSIPRPEQLSRTISLCSRPEQQSNSPLSPEELRGLVCEALDMVCHASYWLPTLLQAGLEPSLLLQKPYTLRKADSEVLNYFLQFVNWSTLSHPLKEILLPRKESTWRPHHECVPSLSHLCRLRVREELGSVVLMQTAVVRQLPLPPPLQIYLQFRDIPPPSHATTVPQGGFPQRL; from the exons ATGGACTTTACTGAGTGTTACAGCGACACGGTGTCCAGTCTTGCCGTGGCAGCACGCGAGAGAAATGTCAGGCGTGTGAGCTTACTGATCCAGAGAGGCTGCAGTGTGGACAGCAGGGATAACCGTGGCTGGAACGCCCTCCACGAAGCTGCAGCCGCCGGAACCATCGTATGTGTGCGCCAGCTACTTAAGGCTGCCG GAGCCACCAGTGGTTGCCGTGCCTACGTGGGCTCTCTGACACATGAGGGTGAGTCGGCGTTGTACCTGGCCGTGCAACGCAGACACCTGGCCGTGGTCAAGCTCCTCCTCAGAGCACACGCTGACATCAACCAGCCAACCAATGACCTGTCTTGCCCTCTCTACGCAG cagtggaCTGCGGGCACACAGATATCGTGGAGTTGCTGGTGCGGAAAGGGGCAGAGGTTAACGGAACACACACGGCCTCCTGCTGGACCTGCCTTCATCAGGCTGCCTATAAAGGTCACAGTGACATTGTGCGTATCCTGGTGGGCGTGTGTCGCCTGGAGGTGTTTGACGACCACATGATCACTCCCCTGTTTGTGGCTGCACAGTACGGACAAAAGCAGTGTCTCCAGATCCTCGCTGACGCAG GTGCCAATGTGAACGCCCAGGCGTCAGACTTGGCAACACCGCTGCTGATTGCATCACAGGAGGGCCACGAGGGCTGTGTGGAGATTCTTCTGGACCACAATGCCAACCCAAATCTGTCTTGTTCCAACAACTGGCCACAGCTCCCCATCCACGCAGCTGCCGAGTTCGGCCACAACACTGTCCTGGCCAGGCTGATTGCTGTGACACACCGGGTGTGTGACCGTGGAGAGGGTGAGTTGAGTCCGCTGTACTCTGCTGTGAAGAACAATCACAGCCACTGTGTAGATCTGCTGCTGAGGGCCGGCTTCAGCCCAGACGCCCAGGACTGTAGCTCCCTCTTCAGCTCAGACACCACATCGCCGCTCGCCTACACCCTGGCCTTGAAATGCACATCCTCCCAGCCCTTTAGCGATTCGGCACGCTTGCTGGTAGCCGCAGGGGCCACTTTGACCGGGCGGGAATGGTTCTACATTCTGGCCATGTGCAAATCCGATGTGCTGCAGTATGTCTTACAACAAAGGAGCATCCCCAGACCAGAGCAGCTAAGCAGGACCATCTCGCTCTGCTCTAGGCCAGAGCAGCAGAGCAACAGCCCACTCAGTCCAGAAGAGTTGCGTGGGCTGGTGTGTGAGGCGCTCGACATGGTATGCCATGCCTCCTACTGGTTGCCCACGCTACTTCAGGCAGGCCTGGAGCCCTCCCTACTGTTGCAGAAACCTTACACCCTGAGGAAGGCAGACAGTGAGGTTTTGAATTACTTCCTCCAGTTTGTCAATTGGTCGACTCTCTCTCACCCACTAAAGGAGATACTGCTACCCCGAAAGGAGAGCACCTGGAGGCCACATCACG agtgtgtgccatctctctctcacctctgcaGGCTGCGGGTCAGGGAAGAGTTAGGTTCAGTGGTTCTGATGCAGACAGCTGTTGTCCGACagcttcctcttccccctccactGCAGATATACCTCCAGTTCAGAGACATCCCACCACCCTCGCACGCAACAACAGTCCCACAGGGAGGGTTTCCACAGCGACTATAA
- the LOC139414993 gene encoding ankyrin repeat and SOCS box protein 3 isoform X4 has protein sequence MDFTECYSDTVSSLAVAARERNVRRVSLLIQRGCSVDSRDNRGWNALHEAAAAGTIVCVRQLLKAAGATSGCRAYVGSLTHEGESALYLAVQRRHLAVVKLLLRAHADINQPTNDLSCPLYAVDCGHTDIVELLVRKGAEVNGTHTASCWTCLHQAAYKGHSDIVRILVGVCRLEVFDDHMITPLFVAAQYGQKQCLQILADAGANVNAQASDLATPLLIASQEGHEGCVEILLDHNANPNLSCSNNWPQLPIHAAAEFGHNTVLARLIAVTHRVCDRGEGELSPLYSAVKNNHSHCVDLLLRAGFSPDAQDCSSLFSSDTTSPLAYTLALKCTSSQPFSDSARLLVAAGATLTGREWFYILAMCKSDVLQYVLQQRSIPRPEQLSRTISLCSRPEQQSNSPLSPEELRGLVCEALDMVCHASYWLPTLLQAGLEPSLLLQKPYTLRKADSEVLNYFLQFVNWSTLSHPLKEILLPRKESTWRPHHECVPSLSHLCRLRVREELGSVVLMQTAVVRQLPLPPPLQIYLQFRDIPPPSHATTVPQGGFPQRL, from the exons ATGGACTTTACTGAGTGTTACAGCGACACGGTGTCCAGTCTTGCCGTGGCAGCACGCGAGAGAAATGTCAGGCGTGTGAGCTTACTGATCCAGAGAGGCTGCAGTGTGGACAGCAGGGATAACCGTGGCTGGAACGCCCTCCACGAAGCTGCAGCCGCCGGAACCATCGTATGTGTGCGCCAGCTACTTAAGGCTGCCG GAGCCACCAGTGGTTGCCGTGCCTACGTGGGCTCTCTGACACATGAGGGTGAGTCGGCGTTGTACCTGGCCGTGCAACGCAGACACCTGGCCGTGGTCAAGCTCCTCCTCAGAGCACACGCTGACATCAACCAGCCAACCAATGACCTGTCTTGCCCTCTCTACGCAG tggaCTGCGGGCACACAGATATCGTGGAGTTGCTGGTGCGGAAAGGGGCAGAGGTTAACGGAACACACACGGCCTCCTGCTGGACCTGCCTTCATCAGGCTGCCTATAAAGGTCACAGTGACATTGTGCGTATCCTGGTGGGCGTGTGTCGCCTGGAGGTGTTTGACGACCACATGATCACTCCCCTGTTTGTGGCTGCACAGTACGGACAAAAGCAGTGTCTCCAGATCCTCGCTGACGCAG GTGCCAATGTGAACGCCCAGGCGTCAGACTTGGCAACACCGCTGCTGATTGCATCACAGGAGGGCCACGAGGGCTGTGTGGAGATTCTTCTGGACCACAATGCCAACCCAAATCTGTCTTGTTCCAACAACTGGCCACAGCTCCCCATCCACGCAGCTGCCGAGTTCGGCCACAACACTGTCCTGGCCAGGCTGATTGCTGTGACACACCGGGTGTGTGACCGTGGAGAGGGTGAGTTGAGTCCGCTGTACTCTGCTGTGAAGAACAATCACAGCCACTGTGTAGATCTGCTGCTGAGGGCCGGCTTCAGCCCAGACGCCCAGGACTGTAGCTCCCTCTTCAGCTCAGACACCACATCGCCGCTCGCCTACACCCTGGCCTTGAAATGCACATCCTCCCAGCCCTTTAGCGATTCGGCACGCTTGCTGGTAGCCGCAGGGGCCACTTTGACCGGGCGGGAATGGTTCTACATTCTGGCCATGTGCAAATCCGATGTGCTGCAGTATGTCTTACAACAAAGGAGCATCCCCAGACCAGAGCAGCTAAGCAGGACCATCTCGCTCTGCTCTAGGCCAGAGCAGCAGAGCAACAGCCCACTCAGTCCAGAAGAGTTGCGTGGGCTGGTGTGTGAGGCGCTCGACATGGTATGCCATGCCTCCTACTGGTTGCCCACGCTACTTCAGGCAGGCCTGGAGCCCTCCCTACTGTTGCAGAAACCTTACACCCTGAGGAAGGCAGACAGTGAGGTTTTGAATTACTTCCTCCAGTTTGTCAATTGGTCGACTCTCTCTCACCCACTAAAGGAGATACTGCTACCCCGAAAGGAGAGCACCTGGAGGCCACATCACG agtgtgtgccatctctctctcacctctgcaGGCTGCGGGTCAGGGAAGAGTTAGGTTCAGTGGTTCTGATGCAGACAGCTGTTGTCCGACagcttcctcttccccctccactGCAGATATACCTCCAGTTCAGAGACATCCCACCACCCTCGCACGCAACAACAGTCCCACAGGGAGGGTTTCCACAGCGACTATAA
- the LOC139414993 gene encoding ankyrin repeat and SOCS box protein 3 isoform X1, whose protein sequence is MDFTECYSDTVSSLAVAARERNVRRVSLLIQRGCSVDSRDNRGWNALHEAAAAGTIVCVRQLLKAAAGATSGCRAYVGSLTHEGESALYLAVQRRHLAVVKLLLRAHADINQPTNDLSCPLYAAVDCGHTDIVELLVRKGAEVNGTHTASCWTCLHQAAYKGHSDIVRILVGVCRLEVFDDHMITPLFVAAQYGQKQCLQILADAGANVNAQASDLATPLLIASQEGHEGCVEILLDHNANPNLSCSNNWPQLPIHAAAEFGHNTVLARLIAVTHRVCDRGEGELSPLYSAVKNNHSHCVDLLLRAGFSPDAQDCSSLFSSDTTSPLAYTLALKCTSSQPFSDSARLLVAAGATLTGREWFYILAMCKSDVLQYVLQQRSIPRPEQLSRTISLCSRPEQQSNSPLSPEELRGLVCEALDMVCHASYWLPTLLQAGLEPSLLLQKPYTLRKADSEVLNYFLQFVNWSTLSHPLKEILLPRKESTWRPHHECVPSLSHLCRLRVREELGSVVLMQTAVVRQLPLPPPLQIYLQFRDIPPPSHATTVPQGGFPQRL, encoded by the exons ATGGACTTTACTGAGTGTTACAGCGACACGGTGTCCAGTCTTGCCGTGGCAGCACGCGAGAGAAATGTCAGGCGTGTGAGCTTACTGATCCAGAGAGGCTGCAGTGTGGACAGCAGGGATAACCGTGGCTGGAACGCCCTCCACGAAGCTGCAGCCGCCGGAACCATCGTATGTGTGCGCCAGCTACTTAAGGCTGCCG CAGGAGCCACCAGTGGTTGCCGTGCCTACGTGGGCTCTCTGACACATGAGGGTGAGTCGGCGTTGTACCTGGCCGTGCAACGCAGACACCTGGCCGTGGTCAAGCTCCTCCTCAGAGCACACGCTGACATCAACCAGCCAACCAATGACCTGTCTTGCCCTCTCTACGCAG cagtggaCTGCGGGCACACAGATATCGTGGAGTTGCTGGTGCGGAAAGGGGCAGAGGTTAACGGAACACACACGGCCTCCTGCTGGACCTGCCTTCATCAGGCTGCCTATAAAGGTCACAGTGACATTGTGCGTATCCTGGTGGGCGTGTGTCGCCTGGAGGTGTTTGACGACCACATGATCACTCCCCTGTTTGTGGCTGCACAGTACGGACAAAAGCAGTGTCTCCAGATCCTCGCTGACGCAG GTGCCAATGTGAACGCCCAGGCGTCAGACTTGGCAACACCGCTGCTGATTGCATCACAGGAGGGCCACGAGGGCTGTGTGGAGATTCTTCTGGACCACAATGCCAACCCAAATCTGTCTTGTTCCAACAACTGGCCACAGCTCCCCATCCACGCAGCTGCCGAGTTCGGCCACAACACTGTCCTGGCCAGGCTGATTGCTGTGACACACCGGGTGTGTGACCGTGGAGAGGGTGAGTTGAGTCCGCTGTACTCTGCTGTGAAGAACAATCACAGCCACTGTGTAGATCTGCTGCTGAGGGCCGGCTTCAGCCCAGACGCCCAGGACTGTAGCTCCCTCTTCAGCTCAGACACCACATCGCCGCTCGCCTACACCCTGGCCTTGAAATGCACATCCTCCCAGCCCTTTAGCGATTCGGCACGCTTGCTGGTAGCCGCAGGGGCCACTTTGACCGGGCGGGAATGGTTCTACATTCTGGCCATGTGCAAATCCGATGTGCTGCAGTATGTCTTACAACAAAGGAGCATCCCCAGACCAGAGCAGCTAAGCAGGACCATCTCGCTCTGCTCTAGGCCAGAGCAGCAGAGCAACAGCCCACTCAGTCCAGAAGAGTTGCGTGGGCTGGTGTGTGAGGCGCTCGACATGGTATGCCATGCCTCCTACTGGTTGCCCACGCTACTTCAGGCAGGCCTGGAGCCCTCCCTACTGTTGCAGAAACCTTACACCCTGAGGAAGGCAGACAGTGAGGTTTTGAATTACTTCCTCCAGTTTGTCAATTGGTCGACTCTCTCTCACCCACTAAAGGAGATACTGCTACCCCGAAAGGAGAGCACCTGGAGGCCACATCACG agtgtgtgccatctctctctcacctctgcaGGCTGCGGGTCAGGGAAGAGTTAGGTTCAGTGGTTCTGATGCAGACAGCTGTTGTCCGACagcttcctcttccccctccactGCAGATATACCTCCAGTTCAGAGACATCCCACCACCCTCGCACGCAACAACAGTCCCACAGGGAGGGTTTCCACAGCGACTATAA
- the LOC139414993 gene encoding ankyrin repeat and SOCS box protein 3 isoform X3 — translation MDFTECYSDTVSSLAVAARERNVRRVSLLIQRGCSVDSRDNRGWNALHEAAAAGTIVCVRQLLKAAAGATSGCRAYVGSLTHEGESALYLAVQRRHLAVVKLLLRAHADINQPTNDLSCPLYAVDCGHTDIVELLVRKGAEVNGTHTASCWTCLHQAAYKGHSDIVRILVGVCRLEVFDDHMITPLFVAAQYGQKQCLQILADAGANVNAQASDLATPLLIASQEGHEGCVEILLDHNANPNLSCSNNWPQLPIHAAAEFGHNTVLARLIAVTHRVCDRGEGELSPLYSAVKNNHSHCVDLLLRAGFSPDAQDCSSLFSSDTTSPLAYTLALKCTSSQPFSDSARLLVAAGATLTGREWFYILAMCKSDVLQYVLQQRSIPRPEQLSRTISLCSRPEQQSNSPLSPEELRGLVCEALDMVCHASYWLPTLLQAGLEPSLLLQKPYTLRKADSEVLNYFLQFVNWSTLSHPLKEILLPRKESTWRPHHECVPSLSHLCRLRVREELGSVVLMQTAVVRQLPLPPPLQIYLQFRDIPPPSHATTVPQGGFPQRL, via the exons ATGGACTTTACTGAGTGTTACAGCGACACGGTGTCCAGTCTTGCCGTGGCAGCACGCGAGAGAAATGTCAGGCGTGTGAGCTTACTGATCCAGAGAGGCTGCAGTGTGGACAGCAGGGATAACCGTGGCTGGAACGCCCTCCACGAAGCTGCAGCCGCCGGAACCATCGTATGTGTGCGCCAGCTACTTAAGGCTGCCG CAGGAGCCACCAGTGGTTGCCGTGCCTACGTGGGCTCTCTGACACATGAGGGTGAGTCGGCGTTGTACCTGGCCGTGCAACGCAGACACCTGGCCGTGGTCAAGCTCCTCCTCAGAGCACACGCTGACATCAACCAGCCAACCAATGACCTGTCTTGCCCTCTCTACGCAG tggaCTGCGGGCACACAGATATCGTGGAGTTGCTGGTGCGGAAAGGGGCAGAGGTTAACGGAACACACACGGCCTCCTGCTGGACCTGCCTTCATCAGGCTGCCTATAAAGGTCACAGTGACATTGTGCGTATCCTGGTGGGCGTGTGTCGCCTGGAGGTGTTTGACGACCACATGATCACTCCCCTGTTTGTGGCTGCACAGTACGGACAAAAGCAGTGTCTCCAGATCCTCGCTGACGCAG GTGCCAATGTGAACGCCCAGGCGTCAGACTTGGCAACACCGCTGCTGATTGCATCACAGGAGGGCCACGAGGGCTGTGTGGAGATTCTTCTGGACCACAATGCCAACCCAAATCTGTCTTGTTCCAACAACTGGCCACAGCTCCCCATCCACGCAGCTGCCGAGTTCGGCCACAACACTGTCCTGGCCAGGCTGATTGCTGTGACACACCGGGTGTGTGACCGTGGAGAGGGTGAGTTGAGTCCGCTGTACTCTGCTGTGAAGAACAATCACAGCCACTGTGTAGATCTGCTGCTGAGGGCCGGCTTCAGCCCAGACGCCCAGGACTGTAGCTCCCTCTTCAGCTCAGACACCACATCGCCGCTCGCCTACACCCTGGCCTTGAAATGCACATCCTCCCAGCCCTTTAGCGATTCGGCACGCTTGCTGGTAGCCGCAGGGGCCACTTTGACCGGGCGGGAATGGTTCTACATTCTGGCCATGTGCAAATCCGATGTGCTGCAGTATGTCTTACAACAAAGGAGCATCCCCAGACCAGAGCAGCTAAGCAGGACCATCTCGCTCTGCTCTAGGCCAGAGCAGCAGAGCAACAGCCCACTCAGTCCAGAAGAGTTGCGTGGGCTGGTGTGTGAGGCGCTCGACATGGTATGCCATGCCTCCTACTGGTTGCCCACGCTACTTCAGGCAGGCCTGGAGCCCTCCCTACTGTTGCAGAAACCTTACACCCTGAGGAAGGCAGACAGTGAGGTTTTGAATTACTTCCTCCAGTTTGTCAATTGGTCGACTCTCTCTCACCCACTAAAGGAGATACTGCTACCCCGAAAGGAGAGCACCTGGAGGCCACATCACG agtgtgtgccatctctctctcacctctgcaGGCTGCGGGTCAGGGAAGAGTTAGGTTCAGTGGTTCTGATGCAGACAGCTGTTGTCCGACagcttcctcttccccctccactGCAGATATACCTCCAGTTCAGAGACATCCCACCACCCTCGCACGCAACAACAGTCCCACAGGGAGGGTTTCCACAGCGACTATAA